One genomic segment of Salinigranum rubrum includes these proteins:
- a CDS encoding substrate-binding domain-containing protein codes for MTIQRRGFIKAVGVGVVASLAGCTGNDGTGQQQQQQQAGVAGETLTLTTTTSTYDTGLLDEIHPDFEEMYGVTVDAVAQGTGAALESARNGDSDVVMVHARGLENEFMRNGYGVNRRDLMFNDFVIVGPESDPAGIEGMGSATEALTAIAESEATFVSRGDNSGTHTKELNLWEAAGTDPGGDWYQETGTGMGEALNVANQQGAYTLSDRGTFISQRSEIDLVILVQGPIEGGPEILANPYGIMAVNPGVHDNANYDLAMAYIGWITSPGAQDAISSYQVNGEQLFFPEAVSENPDFQQYVPQGWSSDSSDE; via the coding sequence ATGACGATACAACGTCGGGGCTTCATCAAGGCGGTCGGTGTCGGGGTGGTCGCGAGCCTGGCTGGCTGTACAGGGAACGACGGAACGGGACAGCAGCAACAACAGCAACAGGCGGGCGTGGCCGGCGAGACGCTGACGCTCACGACGACGACGAGCACGTACGACACGGGGCTGCTCGACGAGATTCACCCGGACTTCGAGGAGATGTACGGCGTGACCGTCGACGCGGTCGCACAGGGGACGGGTGCGGCCCTCGAGTCGGCTCGCAACGGGGACTCGGACGTGGTGATGGTCCACGCCCGCGGGCTCGAGAACGAGTTCATGCGGAACGGCTACGGCGTCAACCGCCGCGACCTCATGTTCAACGACTTCGTCATCGTCGGACCCGAGAGCGACCCGGCGGGGATCGAAGGCATGGGCTCGGCGACCGAGGCGCTCACCGCCATCGCCGAGTCGGAGGCGACGTTCGTCTCTCGCGGAGACAACTCGGGCACCCACACCAAGGAACTCAACCTCTGGGAGGCCGCGGGGACCGACCCCGGCGGCGACTGGTACCAAGAGACCGGAACGGGGATGGGCGAGGCGCTGAACGTCGCCAACCAGCAGGGCGCGTACACCCTCTCGGACCGGGGAACGTTCATCTCCCAGCGGTCGGAGATCGACCTCGTCATCCTCGTGCAGGGCCCCATCGAGGGCGGTCCGGAGATCCTCGCGAACCCGTACGGTATCATGGCCGTCAACCCCGGCGTCCACGACAACGCGAACTACGACCTCGCGATGGCGTACATCGGCTGGATCACCAGTCCTGGTGCGCAGGACGCGATTTCGAGCTACCAGGTCAACGGGGAACAGCTGTTCTTCCCCGAGGCGGTCTCGGAGAACCCAGACTTCCAGCAGTACGTCCCGCAGGGGTGGAGTAGCGACTCCTCCGACGAGTGA
- a CDS encoding ABC transporter permease, producing the protein MSVSLEAVTQLPVVVDLPFREGYVSSIIYVSLYVSVLAVTLSTLFSIPVAIAMGFTEFPGKQFVKSVINTGMGFPSVVVGLLVLFAVSNQGPLGPLELIFTKEAMIISQFVLATPPITAISLAAITSVNENVHDAAHVLGGTRLDVALVVIKEARYGIATAILAGFGRAISEVGSVLIVGGNITGSDGISKTRTLTTAIQLEARQGQYETAMVLGAVLVALVLTVNAIVVRIGDTGAMNR; encoded by the coding sequence GTGAGCGTGTCGCTCGAAGCGGTCACACAGCTGCCGGTCGTGGTCGACCTCCCGTTCCGGGAGGGGTACGTCTCGAGTATCATCTACGTCTCGCTGTACGTGAGCGTCCTCGCCGTCACCCTGAGCACGCTGTTCAGCATCCCGGTCGCCATCGCGATGGGTTTCACCGAGTTCCCCGGCAAGCAGTTCGTGAAGTCGGTCATCAACACGGGGATGGGCTTTCCGAGCGTCGTCGTCGGCCTGCTCGTGCTCTTTGCCGTCTCCAATCAGGGGCCGCTCGGGCCGCTGGAGCTCATCTTCACCAAGGAGGCGATGATCATCTCACAGTTCGTGCTCGCGACGCCGCCCATCACGGCGATCAGCCTCGCCGCGATCACCAGCGTGAACGAGAACGTCCACGACGCCGCACACGTCCTCGGCGGGACGCGCCTCGACGTGGCGCTGGTCGTCATCAAGGAGGCGCGCTACGGCATCGCGACGGCGATCCTGGCCGGGTTCGGCCGCGCCATCAGCGAGGTCGGCTCCGTCCTCATCGTCGGCGGGAACATCACGGGGTCGGACGGAATCTCGAAGACGCGGACGTTGACGACGGCGATTCAGCTCGAAGCCCGGCAGGGGCAGTACGAGACCGCGATGGTGCTCGGGGCGGTGTTGGTCGCGCTCGTGCTGACGGTCAACGCCATCGTCGTTCGCATCGGCGACACGGGGGCGATGAACCGATGA
- a CDS encoding amino acid ABC transporter ATP-binding protein, which produces MIRLSDVSLTFGDEPVLRDVSLSVEPGEVVAVIGPSGVGKTTLLRVFALFLRPSEGTVELDGEDVWAADESRRLALRRRIGMVFQEASLFDATVARNVEYGLRVRQSWGERLSDQLWSVLGSNGTPEAVAEALDVVGLDDKLGQEARSLSGGEAQRVSFARALAYEPTYLLLDEPTSDLDPRNTGLIEEAVSEARDRDIGVVVATHDMHQAERIADRVGVLLGDGFSEVGATETVFEDPTDERTRKFISGELVY; this is translated from the coding sequence ATGATCCGGCTCTCCGACGTTTCCCTCACGTTCGGCGACGAGCCCGTCCTCAGGGACGTTTCCCTTTCGGTCGAACCCGGCGAGGTGGTCGCCGTCATCGGCCCCTCGGGCGTCGGGAAGACGACGCTGCTTCGGGTCTTCGCGCTGTTCCTCCGGCCGAGCGAGGGCACGGTCGAACTGGACGGCGAGGACGTGTGGGCCGCCGACGAGAGCCGCCGACTGGCGCTCCGTCGGCGGATCGGGATGGTGTTTCAGGAGGCAAGCCTGTTCGACGCCACGGTCGCTCGGAACGTCGAGTACGGACTGCGGGTGCGGCAGTCCTGGGGCGAACGGCTCTCCGACCAACTGTGGTCGGTTCTCGGGTCGAACGGGACGCCCGAGGCGGTTGCGGAGGCGCTCGACGTCGTCGGCCTCGACGACAAACTCGGGCAGGAGGCCCGCTCGCTCTCGGGCGGCGAGGCACAGCGCGTCTCGTTCGCCCGCGCGCTCGCGTACGAGCCGACCTACCTCCTGCTCGACGAACCGACGTCGGACCTCGACCCGCGCAACACGGGACTGATCGAGGAGGCCGTTTCGGAGGCACGCGACCGCGACATCGGCGTCGTCGTCGCCACGCACGACATGCACCAGGCCGAACGCATCGCCGACCGAGTCGGCGTCCTCCTGGGCGACGGCTTCAGTGAGGTCGGAGCCACCGAGACGGTCTTCGAGGACCCGACGGACGAACGGACGCGCAAGTTCATCTCCGGGGAACTGGTCTACTGA
- a CDS encoding TIGR00725 family protein, which translates to MRVSVVGGSDVDAATEEVARALGRRLAGRGHTVVCGGLGGVMRAVCEGAVSADGHTLGILPGERVEEANDFVETAVATGMGHARNALVVMNGDAVVAVAGSGGTLSEIGFAFVFGRPVAGLGTHAVDGVHACETPAEAVDYVEQASSGREGRGGREP; encoded by the coding sequence ATGCGCGTGAGCGTCGTCGGCGGGAGCGACGTCGACGCCGCGACCGAGGAGGTCGCGCGGGCGCTCGGCCGCCGACTGGCCGGACGCGGCCACACCGTCGTCTGTGGCGGTCTCGGCGGCGTCATGCGGGCCGTGTGTGAGGGCGCCGTCAGTGCCGACGGACACACCCTCGGCATCCTGCCCGGCGAGCGGGTCGAAGAGGCGAACGACTTCGTCGAGACGGCGGTCGCAACGGGGATGGGTCACGCGCGCAACGCGCTCGTCGTGATGAACGGCGACGCGGTCGTGGCCGTCGCCGGCAGCGGCGGAACGCTCTCCGAGATCGGGTTCGCGTTCGTCTTCGGCAGGCCCGTCGCGGGGCTCGGGACGCACGCGGTCGACGGTGTCCACGCCTGCGAGACACCCGCCGAAGCGGTCGACTACGTCGAGCAGGCGTCGAGCGGACGGGAGGGACGCGGGGGACGCGAACCGTAG
- a CDS encoding TrmO family methyltransferase domain-containing protein, whose amino-acid sequence MQCEPIGTVSTPFETTSDAPSQGFHEDSAGVVHVDEAYAAGLSGFDAESVVVVWWADRADRSVLTLDRDPSRGVFTSRSPARPNPVCLTECRVVDVDLDARRLSVRGVDMADGSPVIDLKASLRERVD is encoded by the coding sequence ATGCAGTGTGAGCCTATCGGCACGGTGTCGACGCCGTTCGAAACGACCAGCGACGCCCCCTCACAGGGGTTCCACGAGGACAGCGCGGGCGTCGTCCACGTCGACGAGGCGTACGCCGCGGGCCTCTCGGGATTCGACGCCGAGTCGGTCGTCGTCGTGTGGTGGGCCGACCGCGCCGACCGCTCGGTGCTGACGCTCGACCGCGACCCCTCCCGAGGTGTCTTCACCTCGCGGTCGCCCGCGCGGCCGAACCCGGTCTGTCTCACGGAGTGTCGCGTCGTCGACGTCGACCTCGACGCTCGACGTCTTTCGGTTCGAGGCGTCGACATGGCGGACGGATCGCCGGTGATCGACCTGAAGGCCTCGCTCCGCGAACGGGTCGACTGA
- the dph2 gene encoding diphthamide biosynthesis enzyme Dph2: MSNDAYSEGDLRKTGMALKHDREWDYELDRIVDAIEERDATTVGLQFPEGLKRRAPAVADDLRALTEDVTFMISGQPCYGACDLDTFLMRRSDVFVHFGHSPMKESEKIIYVPLFSNVDPFPILEDAVDELQEGEVGLVTTAQHMNRFGEMVDWLEERGYEVQTRRGDERLTHEGQVLGCNYASADLPADQVLYVGGGKFHPLGLAMEHPEKTVVIADPVNNVVTIADTEKFMKQRFGAVHRAMDARTWGVIFCTKIGQGRWEQAEKILSENDDAYLVTMDEVTPDRLRNFDFDAFVNTGCPRITTDDGPRFHKPMLTPGEYEIAVGNKPLEELSFDTFHGTW; this comes from the coding sequence ATGAGCAACGACGCCTACTCCGAGGGTGACCTCCGAAAGACGGGGATGGCCCTGAAGCACGACCGGGAGTGGGACTACGAACTCGACCGCATCGTCGACGCCATCGAGGAGCGCGACGCGACGACGGTCGGGCTCCAGTTCCCCGAGGGTCTCAAACGGCGCGCCCCGGCTGTCGCCGACGACCTCCGCGCGCTCACGGAGGACGTGACGTTCATGATATCGGGACAGCCCTGCTACGGTGCCTGCGACCTCGACACCTTCTTGATGCGCCGGTCGGACGTGTTCGTCCACTTCGGCCACTCGCCGATGAAGGAATCGGAGAAGATCATCTACGTACCCCTCTTCTCGAACGTCGATCCCTTCCCCATCCTCGAAGACGCGGTCGACGAACTCCAAGAGGGGGAAGTCGGCCTCGTCACCACCGCCCAGCACATGAACCGCTTCGGCGAGATGGTCGACTGGCTCGAAGAGCGGGGCTACGAGGTCCAGACGCGGAGAGGCGACGAACGGCTCACCCACGAGGGGCAGGTGCTCGGCTGTAACTACGCCTCCGCCGACCTCCCGGCCGACCAGGTGCTGTACGTCGGCGGCGGGAAGTTCCACCCGCTGGGGCTGGCGATGGAGCATCCCGAGAAGACCGTCGTCATCGCCGACCCGGTCAACAACGTCGTGACCATCGCCGACACGGAGAAGTTCATGAAACAGCGCTTCGGGGCCGTCCACCGCGCGATGGACGCGCGGACGTGGGGCGTCATCTTCTGTACGAAGATCGGACAGGGCCGGTGGGAACAGGCCGAGAAGATCCTCTCGGAGAACGACGACGCCTATCTCGTGACGATGGACGAGGTCACCCCGGACCGCCTCCGCAACTTCGACTTCGACGCGTTCGTCAACACCGGCTGTCCGCGCATCACGACCGACGACGGCCCGCGCTTCCACAAGCCGATGCTCACCCCCGGCGAGTACGAGATCGCCGTCGGGAACAAACCCCTCGAAGAGCTCTCGTTCGACACCTTCCACGGCACCTGGTGA
- a CDS encoding RAD55 family ATPase: MSKRLPTGITVLDRQLDGGLPAGSIVFLGARPASQSELILYELTAARGTLYLTTARSVEAVRDALDRSSVQTGNPTVRDVDGDGPVDQAHRLIRGLPDEANLIIDIVDVLERVEPSRYRMFLNEVQTHMINTGGVTVLHGMKTDATPANRGLTEHMADIVFDLETNVKGSEIENRLAIPKFRGGRALDETIKLRLTEEVDVDTSRDIA; encoded by the coding sequence ATGTCGAAACGGCTTCCCACCGGTATCACCGTCCTCGACAGGCAACTCGACGGCGGCTTACCGGCAGGAAGCATCGTCTTCCTCGGCGCGCGGCCGGCGAGTCAGTCGGAGTTGATCCTCTACGAACTGACGGCGGCCCGCGGGACGCTCTATCTGACGACGGCCCGGTCGGTGGAGGCGGTCAGGGACGCGCTCGACCGTTCGTCGGTGCAGACGGGCAACCCGACGGTCCGCGACGTCGACGGCGACGGCCCCGTCGACCAGGCCCACCGGCTCATCCGGGGGCTGCCCGACGAAGCGAACCTCATCATCGACATCGTCGACGTGCTCGAACGGGTCGAACCCTCGCGGTACCGGATGTTCCTCAACGAGGTTCAGACGCACATGATAAACACCGGGGGAGTCACCGTCCTCCACGGGATGAAGACGGACGCGACGCCGGCGAACCGCGGACTCACGGAGCACATGGCCGACATCGTCTTCGACCTCGAAACGAACGTCAAGGGCTCCGAAATCGAGAACCGGCTGGCGATTCCGAAGTTCCGCGGCGGGCGCGCGCTCGACGAGACGATCAAACTCCGCCTCACCGAAGAGGTCGACGTCGACACGAGCCGCGACATCGCCTGA
- a CDS encoding MinD/ParA family ATP-binding protein has product MLAVAGGKGGCGKTTTALGLGRALDGETVVVDTDRDMPNLHAMAGVDREPMAAPGAEPQRVDDGLSVLPAPSPTTRDAAVTTILDGVANRTDARVVVDCPGGAGPDAAAPLAAATRVVLVSTACAPALRDATKTGAMARALGCHVEGVVLTRTRVTPPGVEALFDCPVLGTVPDAPGPVLDANPVQAAYADVVEALESDTLQTQTMRQKRP; this is encoded by the coding sequence ATGCTCGCAGTCGCAGGCGGGAAGGGCGGATGCGGAAAGACGACGACGGCCCTCGGACTCGGCCGCGCCCTCGACGGGGAGACGGTCGTCGTCGACACCGACCGGGACATGCCGAACCTCCACGCGATGGCCGGCGTCGACCGCGAACCGATGGCCGCCCCCGGGGCTGAGCCGCAGCGGGTCGACGACGGCCTGTCGGTCCTCCCCGCGCCGTCGCCGACGACTCGCGACGCCGCCGTGACGACCATCCTCGACGGAGTCGCGAACCGGACGGACGCCCGGGTCGTCGTCGACTGTCCGGGTGGCGCAGGGCCGGATGCGGCCGCTCCGCTCGCGGCGGCGACGCGGGTCGTCCTCGTCTCGACCGCCTGTGCGCCCGCACTGCGCGACGCGACGAAGACCGGCGCGATGGCGCGGGCGCTCGGCTGTCACGTCGAGGGAGTGGTGCTGACGCGGACGCGCGTGACACCGCCCGGCGTCGAGGCGCTTTTCGACTGTCCGGTCCTCGGGACGGTGCCGGACGCCCCCGGACCCGTCCTCGACGCTAATCCCGTGCAAGCCGCGTACGCGGACGTGGTCGAAGCGCTCGAATCTGATACTCTCCAAACGCAGACAATGCGTCAGAAACGGCCATGA
- a CDS encoding YlbF family regulator: MSVETTSLERMGRDLGSAIAETDEYQRFEEAKQAVEADDEAQAHIREFNQLREEFMLARQTGNATQEGMQKLQSKQQELHGLPVMAEYLEAQAALQERLEAVNEAISEPLAVDFGGEAGGCCQD; encoded by the coding sequence ATGAGCGTCGAGACGACGAGCCTCGAACGGATGGGTCGTGACCTCGGTTCGGCTATCGCCGAAACCGACGAGTACCAGCGTTTCGAGGAGGCGAAGCAGGCCGTCGAGGCCGACGACGAGGCGCAGGCGCACATCCGCGAGTTCAACCAACTTCGCGAGGAGTTCATGCTCGCCCGCCAGACGGGCAACGCGACGCAGGAGGGCATGCAGAAGCTGCAGTCCAAACAGCAGGAGCTACACGGCCTGCCGGTGATGGCCGAGTATCTGGAGGCGCAAGCGGCACTCCAAGAGCGGCTCGAAGCCGTCAACGAGGCCATCTCCGAGCCGCTCGCGGTCGATTTCGGCGGCGAGGCCGGCGGCTGCTGTCAGGACTGA
- a CDS encoding FKBP-type peptidyl-prolyl cis-trans isomerase, giving the protein MTDDQQAESVDEPDAAETEEPEATDTEEVEEESGLQQGDFVRIAYTMRTIPDDDDDEEEGMVVDTTDPEVAEEADIDTDEYEFEPRIIILGEGHVFEAVDEALVGSEAGDSGTVTIPAAEAFGEVDEDEIRTVSASKIDEDDRYPGAQVQIDGEQGRIETIIGGRARVNFNHPLAGEDLEYEYEILEVVDDRTEQAKGLFGLYLQQTPDLWIQTDEVEEEVEVEVESDDDDEDEDGETETETETKTVEKETLYIEATPQMTMNQQWLFSKQQIAQDVMNRLDLDRVIVQETIDGMGGMMGGMGGMMGGMGGAAPEDLEEAMDDVDLDDVDVDADEIAEELDADLDEE; this is encoded by the coding sequence ATGACCGATGACCAGCAGGCGGAGTCGGTGGACGAACCGGACGCCGCCGAAACCGAGGAACCGGAAGCGACTGACACCGAGGAAGTCGAGGAGGAGAGCGGCCTCCAGCAGGGCGACTTCGTCCGCATCGCGTACACGATGCGCACCATCCCCGACGATGACGACGACGAGGAAGAGGGGATGGTCGTCGACACCACCGACCCCGAAGTCGCCGAGGAGGCCGACATCGACACCGACGAGTACGAGTTCGAGCCGCGCATCATCATCCTCGGCGAGGGCCACGTGTTCGAGGCCGTCGACGAGGCGCTCGTGGGCTCCGAAGCGGGCGATTCGGGCACCGTCACCATCCCCGCGGCCGAGGCGTTCGGCGAGGTCGACGAGGACGAGATTCGCACCGTGAGCGCCTCGAAGATCGACGAGGACGACCGTTACCCCGGCGCGCAGGTCCAGATCGACGGCGAACAGGGCCGCATCGAGACGATCATCGGCGGCCGCGCCCGCGTCAACTTCAACCACCCGCTCGCAGGCGAGGACCTCGAGTACGAGTACGAGATCCTCGAAGTCGTCGACGACCGCACGGAGCAGGCGAAGGGGCTCTTCGGACTCTACCTCCAGCAGACGCCCGACCTCTGGATCCAGACCGACGAGGTCGAAGAGGAGGTCGAGGTCGAGGTCGAATCCGACGACGACGACGAGGACGAGGACGGAGAGACAGAGACGGAAACCGAGACCAAGACGGTCGAGAAGGAGACGCTGTACATCGAGGCCACGCCGCAGATGACGATGAACCAGCAGTGGCTCTTCTCGAAGCAGCAGATCGCCCAGGACGTGATGAACCGCCTCGACCTCGACCGCGTCATCGTCCAGGAGACCATCGACGGGATGGGCGGGATGATGGGTGGAATGGGCGGGATGATGGGTGGAATGGGCGGTGCCGCGCCCGAAGACCTCGAAGAGGCCATGGACGACGTGGACCTCGACGACGTCGACGTCGACGCCGACGAGATCGCCGAGGAACTCGACGCCGACCTCGACGAGGAGTAG
- the cyaB gene encoding class IV adenylate cyclase yields the protein MYEVEVKVPTDHAAVRARLSDVDADALGTVVQRDTYYDAPHRRFAETDEALRIRRTEAENGDRETHVTYKGPLVDSASKTRREHETGVDDGETMDSILRALGFEPAAVVEKERARFRVGEYTVTLDDVTDVGTFVEVETDAADVDAAREGAFELLETIGLDPDDQIRTSYLGLLLDGADDGARVTADRAPSSGDS from the coding sequence ATGTACGAGGTGGAGGTCAAGGTGCCCACCGACCACGCGGCGGTTCGGGCGCGACTCTCGGACGTGGACGCGGACGCGCTGGGGACCGTCGTCCAGCGCGACACCTACTACGACGCCCCCCACCGTCGGTTCGCCGAGACGGACGAGGCGCTTCGTATCCGTCGGACCGAGGCCGAGAACGGCGACCGAGAGACACACGTCACCTACAAGGGACCGCTCGTCGACAGCGCGTCGAAGACCCGGCGTGAGCACGAAACGGGGGTCGACGACGGCGAGACGATGGATTCGATCCTCCGGGCGCTCGGCTTCGAGCCAGCGGCCGTCGTCGAGAAGGAGCGCGCGCGCTTCCGCGTCGGCGAGTACACCGTCACGCTGGACGACGTGACCGACGTCGGCACGTTCGTCGAAGTCGAGACCGACGCCGCGGACGTCGACGCGGCGCGCGAGGGGGCCTTCGAACTCCTCGAAACCATCGGGCTCGACCCCGACGACCAGATCAGGACCTCGTATCTCGGGTTGCTCCTCGACGGGGCCGACGACGGAGCGCGCGTCACGGCCGACAGAGCGCCCTCGTCGGGGGATTCCTGA
- a CDS encoding methionine adenosyltransferase, with translation MTERNIQIESVGRLAVEDQGVEIVERKGLGHPDSICDGIAESVSRVLSNLYRERVGDVLHYNTDETQLVAGSAAPAFGGGEMLEPIYVLIVGRATKHYVTDDGIEHDLPVDSVALEAARDYLRETIPELEVGTDIVIDVRLGEGSGDLKDVFGEDGQVPMANDTSFGVGHAPLTETERIVLEAEQALNGRYAAKNPEVGPDIKIMGKREGDRIDLTVAVAMVDAYVEDMAAYQRAVDDVQTFVTDLAEGYTDREVHVEVNTADDYDEGAIYLTTTGTSAEMGDDGSVGRGNRSNGLITPNRPMSMEATSGKNPVNHIGKIYNLLSTEIAHTVVDEVDGIRDLRVRLLSQIGRPIDQPHVADVELVTESEVEVGDIEEDIAAIVDRELAAVTDITDRVIDGELRTF, from the coding sequence ATGACCGAGCGGAACATCCAGATCGAGTCCGTCGGCCGACTCGCCGTGGAAGACCAGGGGGTAGAGATCGTCGAGCGAAAAGGGCTCGGACATCCCGACTCCATCTGCGACGGCATCGCCGAGAGCGTCTCCCGCGTGCTCTCGAACCTCTACCGCGAGCGCGTCGGCGACGTCCTCCACTACAACACCGACGAGACGCAACTGGTGGCCGGTTCGGCCGCGCCCGCGTTCGGCGGCGGCGAGATGCTCGAACCCATCTACGTGCTCATCGTCGGTCGGGCGACCAAACACTACGTCACCGACGACGGCATCGAGCACGACCTCCCGGTCGACTCCGTCGCCCTCGAAGCCGCCCGCGACTACCTCCGCGAGACCATCCCCGAACTCGAGGTCGGGACGGACATCGTCATCGACGTCCGCCTCGGCGAGGGGTCGGGCGACCTCAAGGACGTCTTCGGCGAGGACGGGCAGGTGCCGATGGCGAACGACACGAGCTTCGGCGTCGGTCACGCCCCGCTCACGGAGACCGAACGCATCGTGCTCGAGGCCGAACAGGCGCTCAACGGTCGCTACGCCGCGAAGAACCCCGAGGTCGGCCCCGACATCAAGATCATGGGAAAGCGCGAGGGCGACCGCATCGACCTCACCGTCGCCGTCGCGATGGTCGACGCTTACGTCGAGGACATGGCGGCCTACCAGCGCGCGGTCGACGACGTCCAGACGTTCGTCACCGACCTCGCCGAGGGGTACACCGACCGCGAGGTCCACGTCGAGGTCAACACCGCCGACGACTACGACGAGGGCGCCATCTACCTCACGACCACGGGGACGTCGGCCGAGATGGGCGACGACGGCTCCGTCGGTCGGGGGAACCGCTCGAACGGGCTCATCACCCCGAACCGCCCGATGTCGATGGAGGCCACCTCGGGGAAGAACCCGGTCAACCACATCGGGAAGATCTACAACCTCCTCTCGACCGAAATCGCCCACACGGTCGTCGACGAGGTCGACGGTATCCGTGACCTCCGGGTGCGCCTCCTGAGTCAGATCGGCCGCCCCATCGACCAGCCGCACGTCGCCGACGTCGAACTCGTCACGGAATCAGAGGTGGAGGTCGGCGACATCGAGGAGGACATCGCGGCCATCGTCGACCGGGAACTCGCCGCCGTCACCGACATCACCGACCGCGTCATCGACGGCGAACTCCGGACGTTCTGA